The following are from one region of the Deltaproteobacteria bacterium genome:
- a CDS encoding ferritin family protein, which produces MTPTRNIDFATLTMKDALDLAILIEEEAYDRYSELADQLSQHDTPEAARFFRFMMANEEKHRAALAERRGVMFADASCGVTRAMIFDVEAPDYDEVRAFMTLRQALETALRAEQKAHAFFVAALAHVADPTVRTLFEELAAEEVTHQDLVRRELDKAPPDPAIATDEFADDPAGE; this is translated from the coding sequence ATGACCCCGACCCGGAACATCGACTTCGCGACGCTCACGATGAAGGACGCCCTCGATCTCGCCATCCTGATCGAGGAGGAAGCCTACGACCGCTACAGCGAGCTCGCCGACCAGCTCTCGCAGCACGACACGCCGGAGGCCGCCCGCTTCTTCCGCTTCATGATGGCGAACGAGGAGAAGCACCGGGCGGCGCTCGCCGAGCGCCGGGGCGTGATGTTCGCCGACGCGTCGTGCGGCGTGACACGCGCCATGATCTTCGACGTGGAAGCGCCGGACTACGACGAGGTCCGCGCCTTCATGACCCTCCGCCAGGCGCTCGAGACGGCGCTGCGGGCCGAGCAGAAGGCGCACGCGTTCTTCGTCGCCGCCCTCGCGCACGTCGCCGATCCGACCGTCCGGACGCTCTTCGAGGAGCTCGCCGCGGAGGAGGTCACGCATCAGGACCTCGTGCGCCGCGAGCTCGACAAGGCGCCGCCGGATCCCGCCATCGCGACGGACGAGTTCGCCGACGATCCGGCCGGCGAATGA
- a CDS encoding DUF192 domain-containing protein, producing MTESPAVRRMPLALCRALAAAALTLALSVSACASEPRVVLHTAGGDVPVTVEVAATPAEQSLGLMYRKQLGANAGMLFVFDANVEHPFWMKNTVLALDMLFLGEDRKIVGIVKDAVPFTTTSRTVGVPSRYVLEVNAGFSNKHGVKTGDRATFENVAAAP from the coding sequence GTGACCGAGAGCCCCGCCGTCCGCCGCATGCCGCTCGCCCTCTGCCGCGCCCTCGCGGCCGCCGCCCTCACGCTCGCGCTCAGCGTGTCCGCCTGCGCGAGCGAGCCGCGCGTCGTCCTGCATACCGCGGGCGGCGACGTACCGGTCACCGTAGAGGTCGCCGCGACGCCGGCCGAGCAGTCGCTCGGGCTCATGTACCGCAAGCAGCTCGGCGCCAACGCCGGCATGCTCTTCGTTTTCGACGCGAACGTCGAGCATCCCTTCTGGATGAAGAACACGGTGCTCGCCCTCGACATGCTCTTCCTCGGCGAGGACCGCAAGATCGTCGGCATCGTGAAGGACGCCGTACCGTTCACGACCACGTCGCGGACGGTCGGGGTGCCGTCGCGCTACGTGCTCGAGGTGAACGCCGGCTTCAGCAACAAGCACGGCGTCAAGACGGGCGACCGGGCGACCTTCGAGAACGTCGCCGCCGCGCCCTGA
- a CDS encoding RidA family protein, whose translation MPKTVINPPRLAKPTGYSYAIKKSGTPLFVSGQVALDADGKLVGEGDAAAQTEQVFKNLQAVVEAAGGSLDDVVKITIFVTDPSYRPAVAAARLKWFKEGQWPASTYLVVSALAVPSMLVEIEAVAML comes from the coding sequence ATGCCGAAGACCGTGATCAATCCGCCGCGCCTCGCGAAGCCGACCGGCTACTCGTACGCGATCAAGAAGAGCGGCACGCCCCTCTTCGTCTCGGGGCAGGTGGCGCTCGATGCCGACGGCAAGCTCGTCGGCGAGGGCGACGCCGCCGCACAGACCGAGCAGGTCTTCAAGAACCTGCAGGCGGTCGTCGAGGCCGCGGGGGGAAGCCTCGACGACGTGGTGAAGATCACGATCTTCGTGACCGACCCGTCCTACCGCCCGGCGGTCGCGGCGGCACGCCTCAAGTGGTTCAAGGAAGGCCAGTGGCCGGCGAGCACCTACCTCGTCGTCTCGGCGCTCGCGGTCCCGTCGATGCTGGTCGAGATCGAAGCCGTCGCGATGCTCTAA
- a CDS encoding 2-oxoacid:acceptor oxidoreductase subunit alpha yields the protein MIRDLVIGMAGSGGDGIVSAGESLISACAIEGYHAMMTKSFGSQIRGGESSCRIRLATAPVLNPGGALDVAVVLNWEDFAKFGAELPVDRHTIVLYEERTGVPPDALPLAVAPAEAFAVPFGDMARKATGNEKGKNSVVLGLLSGWFGIPRDAILAGLRKKFASKGEALVAANEAAFGLGVAFAEAHPLATPRPMEAPTRGQPKLLADGNDICAAAAIFAGCDFFGGYPITPSTEVMQFFTREVWKYGGVVLQAEDEIAGIGAALGASFGGKKAMTATSGPGMSLKTEMLGLATIAELPLVIVNVQRGGPSTGMPTKSEQADLFQAIFSAHGDVVRPVLAPTCVANTFDVTVEAFNVAERYQTPVIILSDQEIAQRKEVIDRIDTSRFTLVDRLRPTAAELAPYERFHATPDGISPIAHPGMEGGSYLGAGIEHTAHGDPTANGRVHQAMNEKRHRKLDPLRTRDDLFTVHGDPRAPLALVAWGSVAGVCREAVALAEARGLGVKLLAPRLLFPVNEAVYERFFAGVRAGLVVEQSYLGQLYRVLRMAVDVPAVVTPFCRSGANPFAAAEVVERLVAHARALANANTHAAAEGARP from the coding sequence ATGATCCGCGACCTTGTGATCGGGATGGCCGGCTCGGGCGGCGACGGGATCGTGAGCGCCGGCGAGTCCTTGATCTCCGCCTGCGCCATCGAGGGCTACCACGCCATGATGACGAAGAGCTTCGGCTCGCAGATTCGCGGCGGCGAGTCGTCGTGCCGGATCCGTCTCGCGACGGCACCCGTCTTGAACCCCGGCGGTGCCCTCGACGTCGCGGTCGTTCTCAACTGGGAGGATTTCGCGAAGTTCGGCGCCGAGCTGCCCGTCGATCGGCACACGATCGTGCTCTACGAGGAGCGGACCGGGGTCCCACCCGACGCGCTGCCGCTCGCCGTCGCCCCGGCCGAGGCGTTCGCGGTTCCCTTCGGCGACATGGCGCGCAAGGCCACCGGCAACGAGAAGGGCAAGAACAGCGTCGTCCTCGGGCTCCTCTCCGGCTGGTTCGGCATCCCGCGCGACGCCATCCTGGCCGGGCTGCGGAAGAAGTTCGCGTCCAAGGGCGAGGCGCTGGTCGCGGCCAACGAGGCGGCGTTCGGCCTCGGCGTCGCCTTCGCCGAGGCGCACCCGCTCGCGACGCCGCGGCCGATGGAAGCGCCCACCCGCGGCCAGCCGAAGCTGCTCGCCGACGGCAACGACATCTGCGCGGCCGCTGCGATCTTCGCCGGCTGCGACTTCTTCGGCGGCTACCCGATCACGCCGTCGACCGAGGTCATGCAGTTCTTCACGCGCGAGGTCTGGAAGTACGGGGGCGTGGTGCTGCAGGCCGAGGACGAGATCGCCGGCATCGGGGCCGCGCTCGGAGCGTCGTTCGGCGGCAAGAAGGCGATGACCGCGACCTCGGGCCCCGGCATGTCGCTCAAGACCGAGATGCTGGGCCTCGCGACGATCGCCGAGCTGCCCCTCGTGATCGTGAACGTACAGCGCGGCGGGCCGTCGACAGGGATGCCAACCAAGTCGGAGCAGGCCGACCTCTTCCAGGCGATCTTCTCCGCGCACGGCGACGTCGTGCGGCCGGTGCTCGCTCCCACGTGCGTCGCCAATACGTTCGACGTGACCGTCGAGGCGTTCAACGTCGCCGAACGGTACCAGACCCCGGTGATCATCCTCTCGGATCAGGAGATCGCCCAGCGCAAGGAAGTGATCGACCGCATCGACACGTCGCGCTTCACGCTGGTCGACCGCCTGCGGCCGACCGCCGCCGAGCTCGCCCCGTACGAGCGCTTCCACGCGACGCCGGACGGCATCAGCCCGATCGCGCACCCGGGCATGGAAGGCGGCAGCTACCTCGGCGCCGGCATCGAGCACACCGCGCACGGCGATCCGACCGCGAACGGACGCGTCCATCAGGCGATGAACGAGAAGCGCCACCGTAAGCTCGATCCCTTGCGGACGCGCGACGACCTCTTCACCGTCCACGGCGACCCGCGGGCGCCGCTCGCGCTCGTCGCGTGGGGCTCGGTCGCGGGCGTGTGCCGCGAAGCCGTCGCGCTCGCCGAGGCCCGCGGCCTCGGCGTCAAGCTGCTCGCGCCGCGGCTCCTCTTCCCGGTGAACGAGGCCGTCTACGAGCGCTTCTTCGCCGGCGTCCGCGCCGGGCTCGTCGTCGAGCAGTCCTACCTCGGACAGCTCTACCGCGTGCTGCGGATGGCGGTCGACGTACCCGCCGTGGTCACGCCGTTCTGCCGGTCCGGCGCGAACCCCTTCGCGGCGGCGGAGGTCGTCGAGCGGCTCGTCGCGCACGCGCGCGCGCTCGCGAACGCGAACACGCACGCGGCGGCCGAAGGAGCACGACCATGA
- a CDS encoding (Fe-S)-binding protein, with amino-acid sequence MDFWTRFAIHTVLVAVGLGLFLRTLYGRARVLQSVKWTNLFDKIPERIQALLVIGFGQKKFLIDRREKSAGWMHFFIFWGFTILGLRVATAFAQGWFGVDFHLPLLGADMLGGPYLLLKDLIEVFVLVSIGYALARWLILHPHRLYGFRPAEDRLAGQDHVEAIVILCCIGGIMLTDLCFEAGRYIAHAGVEHVELERQWTPVAATLASVLPLSAGGASMLSEIGWWGHNLLILFMLNLLPLSKHFHIITGLPNTFFRKLEPLGALSKMDLENGTTFGTSRIDQFTWKQVLDMYTCTECGRCSSNCPATLTGKPLAPRQLMLNLRDYLYEVQDELIAKRAAASKPAEGEELPEVGKNVVGDESVIHDEVLWSCNTCRACEEACPVMIEYVDKVVDMRRHLVQEEARFPAELNRVFKGMETQSNPWGLGADKRDAWTEGLPFEIKRWSEHPETEWLYYVGCGGAFDDRNKKTTISFAKILNRAGIDFAIFGKEELCNGDSARRLGNEYLYQSMAQMLVEQMNGAGVKKVIVNCPHCFNTIKNELPQFGGAYEVVHAAELVKQLLADKKIQVKRNGLADKAVTYHDSCYYGRFNSIYDSPREAIKAVTGKMPNEMERHGRAGMCCGAGGGRMWIEEDADKRVNLLRTDQALETNPEVVAVSCPFCMTMIGDGIKAKDAEDKVQALDVMEMIERSLV; translated from the coding sequence ATGGATTTCTGGACGAGATTCGCCATCCACACCGTGCTCGTGGCCGTCGGCCTCGGGCTCTTCCTGCGCACCCTCTACGGGCGGGCGCGGGTGCTGCAATCGGTGAAGTGGACGAATCTCTTCGACAAGATCCCCGAGCGCATCCAGGCGCTGCTCGTCATCGGCTTCGGCCAGAAGAAGTTCCTGATCGACCGGCGCGAGAAGTCGGCCGGCTGGATGCACTTCTTCATCTTCTGGGGCTTCACGATCCTCGGCCTCCGGGTCGCCACGGCCTTCGCGCAGGGCTGGTTCGGGGTCGACTTCCACTTGCCGCTCCTCGGCGCCGACATGCTCGGCGGCCCCTACCTCCTGCTCAAGGACCTGATCGAGGTCTTCGTGCTGGTGAGCATCGGCTACGCGCTCGCGCGCTGGCTGATCCTCCACCCGCACCGGCTCTACGGCTTCCGCCCCGCCGAGGATCGGCTCGCCGGCCAGGACCACGTCGAGGCGATCGTCATCCTCTGCTGCATCGGCGGCATCATGCTCACCGATCTCTGCTTCGAGGCGGGCCGCTACATCGCGCACGCCGGGGTCGAGCACGTCGAGCTCGAGCGCCAGTGGACGCCCGTGGCGGCGACGCTCGCGAGCGTCCTGCCGCTCTCGGCCGGCGGCGCGAGCATGCTCTCCGAGATCGGGTGGTGGGGCCACAACCTCCTCATCCTGTTCATGCTGAATCTCCTGCCGCTCTCCAAGCACTTCCACATCATCACCGGCCTCCCGAACACCTTCTTCCGGAAGCTCGAGCCGCTCGGCGCGCTCTCGAAGATGGATCTCGAGAACGGCACCACCTTCGGCACCTCCCGCATCGACCAGTTCACCTGGAAGCAGGTGCTCGACATGTACACCTGCACCGAGTGCGGACGGTGCTCGTCGAACTGCCCGGCGACACTCACCGGCAAGCCGCTCGCGCCGCGCCAGCTCATGCTGAACCTGCGCGACTACCTCTACGAGGTCCAGGACGAGCTGATCGCCAAGCGCGCTGCGGCGTCCAAGCCCGCCGAAGGTGAAGAGCTGCCCGAGGTCGGCAAGAACGTCGTCGGCGACGAGAGCGTCATCCACGACGAGGTGCTGTGGAGCTGCAACACCTGCCGCGCCTGCGAGGAAGCGTGCCCGGTCATGATCGAGTACGTCGACAAGGTCGTCGACATGCGCCGCCACCTGGTTCAAGAGGAAGCGCGCTTTCCGGCCGAGCTGAACCGCGTCTTCAAGGGCATGGAGACCCAGTCGAATCCGTGGGGCCTCGGTGCCGACAAGCGCGACGCCTGGACCGAGGGGCTGCCCTTCGAGATCAAGCGCTGGTCCGAGCATCCCGAGACCGAGTGGCTCTATTACGTCGGCTGCGGCGGCGCCTTCGACGACCGCAACAAGAAGACGACGATCTCCTTCGCCAAGATCCTGAATCGCGCCGGCATCGACTTCGCGATCTTCGGCAAGGAGGAGCTCTGCAACGGCGACTCGGCGCGCCGACTCGGCAACGAGTACCTCTACCAGTCGATGGCGCAGATGCTGGTCGAGCAGATGAACGGCGCGGGCGTGAAGAAGGTGATCGTCAACTGCCCGCACTGCTTCAACACGATCAAGAACGAGCTGCCGCAGTTCGGCGGCGCCTATGAGGTCGTGCACGCGGCCGAGCTCGTGAAGCAGCTGCTCGCCGACAAGAAGATCCAGGTGAAGCGGAACGGCCTCGCCGACAAGGCGGTCACGTACCACGACTCCTGCTACTACGGCCGCTTCAACTCGATCTACGACTCGCCGCGCGAGGCCATCAAGGCCGTCACCGGCAAGATGCCGAACGAGATGGAGCGCCACGGGCGGGCCGGCATGTGCTGCGGAGCCGGCGGCGGCCGCATGTGGATCGAGGAGGATGCCGACAAGCGCGTGAACCTGCTGCGCACCGATCAGGCGCTCGAGACCAATCCCGAAGTCGTCGCGGTCTCGTGCCCGTTCTGCATGACGATGATCGGGGACGGCATCAAGGCGAAGGATGCCGAGGACAAGGTGCAGGCGCTCGACGTCATGGAGATGATCGAGCGCAGCCTGGTGTAG
- a CDS encoding electron transfer flavoprotein subunit beta/FixA family protein, with translation MKILATVKRVPDPETSIKVKPDGSGIVADNIKWVVNPFDEIAVEESLRIKEKVAGSEVVLVSVGSKVVQEQLRTGLAMGADRAVLVVADDGLEPLAVARVLVKVIESEKPDLVVMGKQSIDDDSNAVGQMVAELLGWPQATFASKLELAGDQKSATVTREVDGGLETLSFALPGIVTTDLRLNEPRYASLPGIMKARKKELKEIEVGSLGVDVAPTVKLVKMEPPPKRQAGKKVASVEELVTLLHTEAKVI, from the coding sequence GTGAAGATTCTCGCCACCGTCAAGCGCGTCCCCGATCCCGAGACCAGCATCAAGGTAAAGCCCGACGGCTCGGGCATCGTCGCCGACAACATCAAGTGGGTTGTGAACCCCTTCGACGAGATCGCCGTCGAGGAGTCGCTGCGCATCAAGGAGAAGGTGGCCGGCTCCGAGGTCGTGCTCGTGAGCGTCGGCTCGAAGGTCGTGCAGGAGCAGCTCCGCACCGGCCTCGCCATGGGCGCCGATCGCGCCGTGCTCGTCGTCGCCGACGACGGCCTCGAGCCGCTCGCCGTCGCGCGCGTCCTCGTGAAGGTCATCGAGAGCGAGAAGCCCGATCTCGTCGTCATGGGCAAGCAGTCGATCGACGACGACTCGAACGCGGTCGGGCAGATGGTCGCCGAGCTCCTCGGCTGGCCGCAGGCGACGTTCGCCTCCAAGCTCGAGCTCGCGGGCGACCAGAAGTCGGCCACCGTCACGCGCGAGGTCGACGGCGGTCTCGAGACGCTCTCCTTCGCGCTCCCCGGCATCGTGACCACCGACCTCCGCTTGAACGAGCCCCGGTACGCCTCGCTCCCCGGCATCATGAAGGCGCGCAAGAAGGAGCTGAAGGAGATCGAGGTCGGCTCGCTCGGCGTCGACGTCGCGCCCACGGTGAAGCTCGTGAAGATGGAGCCGCCGCCGAAGCGCCAGGCGGGCAAGAAGGTCGCCTCCGTCGAAGAGCTCGTCACCCTTCTCCATACCGAAGCGAAAGTGATCTAG
- a CDS encoding IclR family transcriptional regulator: MVRREKSNYIIRSVSHALDVLEQFFGDTDELGVTELSKRLKLHKNNIFRLLATLESRGYIEQNKATENYRLGLRSLHLGQAYVSRMGLLRQARPVMEGLVKQTHESAYVAVARPGGMVPLEGVEADQPVRVVSTIGETLPLHATAVGKTQLAFATEEEQKARLPETLKRFTAKTVTERGVLLQQLKAAVENGYTVDAGEHVEDVRAVAVPIKDYTGHVVGALAISGPAYRLTAERMQKEFAPMVVKAGQDLSGRLGFHP, encoded by the coding sequence ATGGTCCGGCGCGAAAAGTCCAACTACATCATCCGCTCCGTCTCGCACGCGCTCGACGTGCTCGAGCAGTTCTTCGGCGACACCGACGAGCTCGGCGTGACCGAGCTCTCGAAGCGCTTGAAGCTCCACAAGAACAACATCTTTCGCCTGCTCGCGACCCTCGAATCGCGCGGCTACATCGAGCAGAACAAGGCGACGGAGAACTACCGGCTCGGCCTGCGCAGCCTCCACCTCGGGCAAGCCTACGTGAGCCGCATGGGGCTCCTCCGCCAGGCCCGGCCGGTGATGGAAGGGCTCGTGAAGCAGACCCACGAGAGCGCCTACGTCGCGGTCGCGCGCCCGGGCGGCATGGTGCCGCTCGAAGGCGTCGAGGCGGACCAGCCGGTGCGGGTCGTCTCCACGATCGGCGAGACGCTGCCGCTGCACGCGACCGCCGTCGGCAAGACGCAGCTCGCCTTCGCGACCGAGGAGGAGCAGAAGGCGCGCCTGCCCGAGACGCTCAAGCGCTTCACCGCCAAGACCGTCACCGAGCGCGGCGTGCTCCTCCAGCAGCTGAAGGCCGCCGTCGAGAACGGCTACACCGTCGACGCCGGCGAGCACGTCGAAGACGTGCGCGCGGTCGCGGTCCCGATCAAGGACTACACGGGGCACGTGGTGGGCGCCCTCGCGATCAGCGGACCCGCCTATCGCCTCACCGCCGAGCGCATGCAGAAGGAGTTCGCGCCGATGGTCGTCAAGGCCGGCCAGGACCTGTCCGGGCGCCTCGGGTTCCACCCCTGA
- a CDS encoding alpha/beta hydrolase encodes MTLDDWYAGDRRESVRLASGPWNVFTRIEGAGGWCTLFHGFPTSSWDWHRVWPTLVARRRVLAFDFLGFGDSDKPADHDYTLIEQADLAIALWQRHGVTRTDLVVHDYGVSVAEEILARHAEGGLGVELASVTFLNGGIYPDLHRPQPSQVMLLDPEQGPKMAELVTAETFAMALRPTYAPTRQPSDADFADAWATVARRDGHRIGHRLIQYIRDRERHAARWVRALETTTVPRHFLWGMLDPVSGAHMAARIEERLSDRADVELVRLDDVAHWPELEAPEVIARHLERILA; translated from the coding sequence GTGACCCTCGACGATTGGTACGCGGGCGACCGGCGCGAGTCCGTGCGGCTCGCGAGCGGCCCCTGGAACGTGTTCACGCGCATCGAAGGCGCGGGCGGGTGGTGCACGCTCTTCCACGGGTTCCCGACGTCGTCGTGGGACTGGCACCGCGTGTGGCCGACGCTCGTGGCGCGCCGGCGCGTCCTCGCCTTCGACTTCCTCGGCTTCGGCGACTCCGACAAGCCGGCCGACCACGACTACACGCTGATCGAGCAGGCCGACCTCGCGATCGCGCTCTGGCAGCGACACGGCGTCACGCGCACCGACCTCGTCGTCCACGACTACGGCGTCTCGGTCGCCGAGGAGATCCTGGCGCGCCACGCCGAGGGTGGCCTCGGCGTCGAGCTCGCGAGCGTCACCTTCCTGAACGGCGGCATCTACCCCGACCTCCATCGCCCGCAGCCGTCGCAGGTCATGCTGCTCGATCCCGAGCAGGGGCCGAAGATGGCGGAGCTCGTCACCGCCGAGACCTTCGCGATGGCGCTCCGCCCGACCTACGCGCCGACCCGCCAGCCGAGCGACGCCGACTTCGCCGACGCCTGGGCTACGGTGGCGCGCCGCGACGGGCACCGCATCGGCCACCGCCTGATCCAGTACATCCGCGACCGCGAGCGACACGCGGCGCGCTGGGTCCGGGCGCTCGAGACGACGACGGTGCCGCGGCATTTCCTCTGGGGCATGCTCGATCCGGTCTCGGGCGCGCACATGGCGGCGCGGATCGAGGAGCGGCTGTCGGACCGCGCCGACGTCGAGCTCGTGCGGCTCGACGACGTCGCGCACTGGCCCGAGCTCGAAGCGCCCGAGGTGATCGCGCGCCACCTCGAAAGGATCCTCGCGTGA
- a CDS encoding DUF4142 domain-containing protein, whose translation MRSRALARLASVACLLALAPALAAAAPPKRRAAHPARTVDQFVARAAGRSLAGIELSDLALQRSGDASVRRLARRAHDEHVHTYDTLLGVATGAGISAAPPETIDLEQRAIKSRLSALHGAAFDRAYVEALRANDERDIALYRSFAAATKDEALKAWVAEQLATIRRRRQLIAGTAREIGG comes from the coding sequence ATGCGCTCCCGCGCGCTCGCTCGCCTCGCCTCCGTTGCCTGTCTTCTCGCCCTCGCGCCCGCGCTCGCCGCCGCGGCCCCGCCGAAGCGCCGGGCGGCGCATCCCGCGCGCACCGTCGACCAGTTCGTCGCGCGCGCCGCCGGCCGGAGCCTCGCCGGCATCGAGCTCAGCGATCTCGCCCTCCAGCGCAGCGGCGACGCGTCCGTCCGCCGCCTCGCGCGCCGCGCCCACGACGAGCACGTCCACACCTACGACACGCTCCTCGGCGTCGCGACCGGCGCCGGCATCTCGGCCGCCCCTCCGGAGACCATCGACCTCGAGCAGCGCGCCATCAAATCACGGCTGTCGGCGCTGCACGGCGCCGCCTTCGATCGCGCCTACGTCGAAGCCCTGCGCGCCAACGACGAGCGCGACATCGCACTCTACCGATCGTTCGCGGCAGCGACGAAGGACGAAGCGCTGAAGGCGTGGGTCGCCGAGCAGCTGGCGACGATCCGCCGCCGCCGGCAGCTCATCGCCGGCACCGCCCGCGAGATCGGCGGTTGA
- a CDS encoding 2-oxoacid:ferredoxin oxidoreductase subunit beta — protein MNLVAKDFKSDLKPIWCPGCGDFGVLQAIYRALATIGRPPHEIAFVSGIGCSSRIPGYTTAYGFNSVHGRALPIAQGLKLARPELLVLAAGGDGDGFSIGGGHVPHAVRRNDDLTYIVMDNQTYGLTKGQLSPTSPQGLRTVTSAYGSLELPVNPLLYVLAYGAGFVAQGTPADIAGLTEMIEAAIRHPGFAFVNVQSPCVTYGEEGQQIKAHKATMQKLADLGHDPTSRIQALDRAQSYGRELLTGIYFQDPDPPPTLGALVRARQEAMMATARPRAQILDAFVQH, from the coding sequence ATGAACCTCGTCGCCAAGGACTTCAAGAGCGACCTGAAACCCATCTGGTGTCCGGGCTGCGGCGACTTCGGCGTCCTGCAGGCGATCTACCGCGCCCTCGCGACGATCGGGCGGCCGCCGCACGAGATCGCCTTCGTCTCCGGCATCGGCTGCTCGTCGCGCATCCCCGGCTACACGACCGCCTACGGCTTCAACAGCGTGCACGGACGCGCGCTGCCGATCGCGCAGGGCTTGAAGCTCGCCCGCCCCGAGCTGCTCGTGCTCGCCGCCGGGGGTGACGGCGACGGCTTCTCGATCGGCGGCGGCCACGTCCCGCACGCCGTGCGGCGAAACGACGACCTCACGTACATCGTGATGGACAACCAGACCTACGGCCTCACCAAAGGTCAGCTGTCGCCGACGAGCCCGCAGGGCCTCCGGACCGTCACCTCCGCGTACGGCAGCCTCGAGCTCCCCGTGAACCCGCTCCTCTACGTGCTGGCGTACGGCGCCGGCTTCGTGGCCCAGGGCACGCCCGCGGACATCGCCGGGCTCACCGAGATGATCGAGGCCGCGATCCGCCACCCGGGCTTCGCGTTCGTGAACGTGCAGTCGCCGTGCGTGACGTACGGCGAGGAGGGCCAGCAGATCAAGGCGCACAAAGCGACCATGCAGAAGCTCGCGGATCTCGGCCACGATCCGACGAGCCGCATCCAGGCGCTCGACCGCGCGCAGTCCTACGGCCGCGAGCTGCTGACCGGGATCTACTTCCAGGACCCCGATCCGCCGCCGACGCTCGGCGCGCTCGTGCGCGCGCGGCAAGAAGCGATGATGGCGACGGCAAGACCACGCGCGCAGATCCTCGACGCCTTCGTCCAGCACTGA
- a CDS encoding electron transfer flavoprotein subunit alpha/FixB family protein codes for MSDVLVFAEHSHGKFPKTTLVAFAAGKDAAAKLGGSCHAVVMGAGGLDALASEAAAYGMKTVFQVEHARLEHYVADAYTAALADLVKAKGIGTVVATATAIGKDMTPRLAARLGAPLAADITGINADGSVVRPMYAGNVFATVKLEGAPRVISVRATAFDAAAKDGAGSVEKVAATLDESALKTKFVGLEEIKSDRPVLTEARIVVSGGRGLKNGENFKIVLEPLVDELGAAMGASRAAVDAGFVPNDLQVGQTGKVVAPELYIAVGLSGAIQHLAGMKDSKVIVAINKDEEAPIFQVADYGLVADLFKAVPEMKDAVAKLKH; via the coding sequence ATGAGCGACGTTCTCGTATTTGCGGAGCACTCACACGGGAAGTTTCCGAAGACGACGCTGGTCGCGTTCGCGGCCGGCAAGGACGCCGCGGCGAAGCTCGGCGGCAGCTGCCACGCCGTGGTGATGGGCGCGGGCGGCCTCGACGCGCTCGCGAGCGAAGCCGCGGCGTACGGCATGAAGACCGTCTTCCAGGTCGAGCACGCGCGGCTCGAGCACTACGTGGCCGACGCCTACACGGCGGCGCTCGCCGACCTCGTGAAGGCGAAGGGCATCGGCACCGTGGTCGCCACCGCGACCGCGATCGGCAAGGACATGACCCCGCGCCTCGCCGCCCGCCTCGGCGCGCCCCTCGCCGCCGACATCACCGGCATCAACGCCGACGGCTCGGTCGTGCGGCCGATGTACGCCGGCAACGTCTTCGCGACCGTCAAGCTCGAGGGCGCGCCGCGGGTCATCTCCGTCCGCGCCACCGCATTCGACGCGGCGGCGAAGGACGGCGCGGGGAGCGTCGAGAAGGTCGCCGCAACCCTCGACGAGAGCGCCCTCAAGACCAAGTTCGTCGGGCTCGAGGAGATCAAATCGGATCGTCCCGTGCTCACCGAGGCGCGCATCGTCGTCTCGGGCGGCCGCGGCCTCAAGAACGGCGAGAACTTCAAGATCGTGCTCGAGCCGCTCGTCGACGAATTGGGCGCCGCGATGGGCGCGAGCCGCGCGGCGGTCGACGCCGGCTTCGTGCCGAACGACCTCCAGGTCGGCCAGACGGGCAAGGTGGTCGCACCCGAGCTGTACATCGCCGTCGGGCTCTCCGGCGCCATCCAGCACCTCGCCGGCATGAAGGACTCGAAGGTGATCGTCGCCATCAACAAGGACGAGGAGGCGCCGATCTTCCAGGTGGCCGACTACGGCCTCGTCGCCGATCTGTTCAAGGCCGTGCCCGAGATGAAGGACGCGGTCGCGAAGCTGAAGCACTGA